In Helianthus annuus cultivar XRQ/B chromosome 8, HanXRQr2.0-SUNRISE, whole genome shotgun sequence, a single genomic region encodes these proteins:
- the LOC110873455 gene encoding uncharacterized protein LOC110873455, translating to MCMVDQRLANVASVLAWSMKRIWRGGPGASIYCGSYVTKLAESLGVFARYEARFMREGPVPCLKASSILTLIEPNGWEPVRLGPQVEPPLGTNAATAMQAGIPTRYQRPMTRAELPGRQYPLAQPRPDPFTLDSLYDRMEAGFGQLHGYMEEQYKMVRQLMDESRRSHEADQRRLEDGMRYMMENMNMGVPSYFQQSAQLSWDQVA from the coding sequence ATGTGCATGGTAGACCAGAGGCTGGCGAACGTAGCTAGTGTGTTAGCGTGGTCAATGAAGCGTATATGGAGGGGTGGACCGGGGGCGAGTATTTATTGTGGCTCGTATGTTACAAAGTTGGCTGAGAGTTTAGGTGTGTTTGCTAGGTATGAGGCTAGGTTTATGAGAGAGGGACCGGTCCCATGTTTGAAGGCTTCAAGTATCTTGACATTGATCGAGCCTAATGGCTGGGAACCAGTTAGGCTTGGTCCACAGGTTGAGCCACCACTTGGTACAAATGCGGCAACGGCTATGCAAGCTGGGATTCCGACCCGTTATCAGAGGCCCATGACCAGGGCTGAGCTCCCTGGTAGGCAATATCCTCTGGCACAGCCTCGACCGGATCCATTTACTTTAGACTCTCTTTATGATCGTATGGAGGCAGGATTTGGTCAGCTGCACGGTTACATGGAGGAGCAGTATAAGATGGTTAGGCAGTTGATGGATGAGAGTAGGAGGAGTCATGAGGCGGATCAGAGACGACTAGAGGACGGAATGAGATACATGATGGAAAATATGAACATGGGAGTTCCGTCCTATTTTCAGCAGTCAGCTCAGCTCAGCTGGGACCAAGTGGCATGA